A window of Juglans regia cultivar Chandler chromosome 7, Walnut 2.0, whole genome shotgun sequence contains these coding sequences:
- the LOC109000351 gene encoding protein FAM136A-like: MDHLAAAEERIVTESVQQKLHQVNLAAKEYLSPIQDHVNFTLQQAYFKCAYECFDRKRNHDEISACVENCSVPVVRSQQMVENEMAKFQERLNRSLMVCQDKFEAAKLQKKPGGLQELESCVDQSTQDSIKMLPHIAGKLKASFFISD; the protein is encoded by the exons ATGGATCACTTAGCAGCAGCTGAAGAGCGAATCGTTACGGAGAGTGTTCAACAAAAACTACACCAAGTCAATTTAGCTGCTAAAGAATATCTTTCTCCGATCCAAGACCATGTCAATTTCACCCTTCAG CAAGCGTACTTCAAATGTGCGTATGAGTGCTTTGATAGGAAAAGAAACCATGATGAAATAAGTGCTTGTGTAGAAAACTGCAGTGTTCCGGTTGTTAGATCCCAACAGATGGTTGAGAACGAGATGGCCAAGTTTCAA GAAAGGTTGAATAGGTCGCTGATGGTCTGCCAAGACAAGTTTGAGGCAGCTAAGCTCCAAAAGAAACCCGGTGGCCTGCAAGAATTGGAGTCCTGTGTTGATCAGTCAACCCAGGACAGCATCAAGATGCTGCCGCATATTGCTGGAAAGTTGAAGGCCTCCTTTTTCATCAGTGATTAG
- the LOC109000347 gene encoding non-specific lipid-transfer protein-like protein At2g13820: protein MALRGIDMALAVVLVSILSARAAAQSGCNSVLIGLAPCLNYITGSSSTPSSSCCSQLASAVQSKPQCLCTALNGGGASLGITINQTLALALPGACNVQTPPVSQCNAANGPAPSPVASPLSSPEGVPDGSSDQTPNPATSSSEPGPGSKSVPTTATGSSNGAIVMNLEMPLQLALLFLFMATYN, encoded by the exons ATGGCCTTAAGAGGGATTGACATGGCTCTAGCCGTGGTCCTAGTTAGCATTCTATCTGCAAGAGCTGCTGCTCAATCAGGTTGTAACAGTGTGCTCATTGGCTTGGCTCCATGCCTCAACTATATCACAGGAAGCTCCTCAACCCCATCTTCTTCCTGCTGCTCACAACTTGCTAGTGCCGTACAATCCAAGCCACAATGCCTTTGCACGGCGCTAAATGGTGGTGGCGCATCATTGGGTATAACAATCAACCAGACGCTTGCTCTTGCGCTCCCAGGTGCTTGCAATGTGCAAACTCCGCCCGTCAGCCAGTGCAATG CTGCTAATGGACCTGCACCATCCCCTGTCGCTTCCCCACTAAGTTCACCGGAAGGTGTACCTGATGGCTCTTCAGATCAAACTCCAAACCCTGCAACTAGCTCATCGGAACCAG GACCTGGATCTAAATCAGTTCCAACAACAGCCACGGGTTCTTCCAATGGTGCTATTGTAATGAATCTCGAGATGCCCCTTCAGCTCGCCCTCCTTTTCCTCTTCATGGCTAcgtataattaa
- the LOC109000345 gene encoding protein CDC73 homolog: MDPLSALRDYTIRGELDSIVRFNDEFRFGSDYSFPCSAETAYRSKQGSLYTLETLLYFVRNHHVKHIEYLQKARTQGIPAVTLPDRKPLLEYLQGKVSSSDAIEFLVPPNTINLNLNNSRFPDLPLASSLIPSESTAPNPNAVDDFSEPTAQNADLSSTKMIQAIERPLKDRESLLECKQRDFYSVLVASTKREEERQRIESQQRKDGLVAKSRLMGSEETRYGDESGYDATPKPKMHLKGSKIGEGVPIILVPSAFQTLITIYNVKEFLEDGVFIPTDVKVKQMKGTKPDCVTVQKKFSRDRVVTAYEVRDKPSALKADDWDRVVAVFVLGKEWQFKDWPFKDHVEIFNKILGFYMRFEDDSLESAKTVKQWNVKIISISKNKRHQDRTAALEVWDRLEEFVRSRSHS, translated from the exons ATGGACCCCCTCTCGGCCCTCCGCGACTACACTATCCGCGGCGAACTGGACAGTATCGTCCGGTTCAACGACGAGTTCCGGTTCGGCTCGGACTACTCCTTCCCATGCTCCGCCGAGACCGCCTACCGGTCCAAACAAGGCAGCCTTTACACCCTAGAGACCCTTCTGTATTTCGTCAGGAACCACCACGTGAAGCACATCGAGTACCTCCAGAAGGCTCGCACGCAGGGGATCCCAGCCGTTACCTTACCGGACCGCAAACCTCTGCTTGAGTACCTCCAAGGCAAGGTCTCGTCTTCCGATGCCATCGAGTTCCTCGTCCCCCCGAACACCATCAACCTCAACCTCAACAACAGCAGATTCCCCGATTTGCCCCTTGCTTCCTCCCTTATCCCCTCCGAGTCCACCGCGCCGAATCCTAACGCTGTCGACGACTTCAGCGAGCCTACGGCTCAAAATGCGGATCTCTCTTCGACGAAGATGATCCAAGCGATCGAGCGGCCGCTGAAGGACCGGGAATCGCTTCTGGAATGCAAGCAGAGGGACTTCTACAGCGTGTTAGTGGCGTCAACGAAGCGCGAGGAGGAGCGGCAACGAATAGAGTCGCAGCAGAGGAAAGACGGGCTCGTCGCCAAGAGTCGGCTCATGGGTTCGGAGGAGACCCGGTACGGGGACGAATCGGGTTATGACGCGACGCCGAAGCCCAAGATGCACTTGAAGGGGAGCAAGATCGGTGAAGGGGTGCCGATAATTCTGGTGCCTAGTGCGTTTCAGACGCTGATAACGATTTACAACGTGAAGGAGTTCTTGGAGGATGGCGTGTTCATACCTACGGACGTGAAGGTAAAGCAGATGAAGGGGACCAAGCCCGACTGTGTGACGGTGCAGAAGAAGTTTAGTAGGGATAGAGTGGTCACGGCCTACGAGGTCAGGGACAAGCCCTCGGCGCTCAAGGCCGATGATTGGGATCGGGTCGTGGCCGTCTTCGTGTTGGGGAAGGAGTGGCAGTTCAAGGACTGGCCGTTCAAGGACCATGTCGAGATATTCAATAAGA TTCTAGGATTTTATATGCGCTTTGAAGATGATAGTTTGGAGTCGGCAAAGACTGTGAAGCAGTGGAATGTAAAGATCATCTCG ATTAGCAAGAATAAGCGACACCAGGACCGAACTGCGGCGCTTGAGGTGTGGGACAGACTAGAAGAATTTGTGCGGTCACGCTCCCATTCTTGA
- the LOC109000348 gene encoding non-specific lipid-transfer protein-like protein At2g13820, protein MAQGKIEMGLVLVLVTMLWAGVEAQSSCTNVIISMSPCLNYITGNSTTPSSGCCTQLANVVRSQPQCLCEVLNGGGSSLGINVNRTQALALPDACNVQTPPLSRCNAASPANSPAGTPESSNTVPSGGGSKTVPSTGDGSSAGSSIKLSISHLFFLLCAAVFASPFTTC, encoded by the exons ATGGCACAAGGAAAAATTGAGATGGGTCTGGTCCTAGTCCTAGTGACCATGCTCTGGGCAGGAGTTGAGGCTCAGTCGAGTTGTACAAATGTGATAATCAGCATGTCACCATGCCTTAACTACATCACCGGCAACTCCACGACCCCATCGTCAGGATGCTGCACACAGCTTGCTAATGTGGTCCGCTCACAACCACAGTGCTTGTGTGAGGTCCTAAATGGTGGTGGCTCATCACTCGGAATCAATGTCAACCGAACCCAGGCTCTAGCCCTCCCTGATGCTTGTAATGTTCAGACCCCACCCCTCAGCCGCTGTAATG CTGCTTCACCAGCCAACTCTCCCGCAGGAACACCAGAATCTTCAAATACAGTTCCTTCAG GAGGCGGATCTAAAACTGTGCCATCAACAGGAGACGGTTCATCGGCTGGAAGTTCTATCAAGTTGTCGATTTCCCatctcttcttccttctttgtgCGGCAGTATTTGCTTCACCCTTCACAACATGCTAA
- the LOC109000350 gene encoding shewanella-like protein phosphatase 2 yields the protein METNSKSASEVSPLCKDVPKVLSSFVDTFVDFSVSGGLFLPKDSPPNLSSCPNPLADSLFSPPPPPPPLRTRYPNPPDRLVAIGDLHGDLEKSKEAFRLANLIDRSDRWIGGSSTVVQIGDVLDRGGDELKILYFLEKLKRQAARSGGTLITMNGNHEIMNMEGDFRFVTKSGLEEFRVWADWYRFGQAMKGLCKGLEKPEDPFDGVPLFRKTNDKDLVQGLRARIAALRPHGPISSRFLSQNVTVLVVGDSVFVHGGLLPEHVSYGLEKINEEVRDWIKGLGGRFAPAYCRRSDAVVWLRSFSHELAKNCDCSALERVLATIPGTKRMIMGHTIQKVGINGVCNNQAIRIDVGMSKGCINGLPEVLEITGNSELRILTSNARYDNNYRASLHKERKAGLGLLIPEHGPKQVEVKA from the coding sequence ATGGAAACGAACTCCAAGTCTGCTTCTGAGGTCTCGCCCTTATGTAAAGACGTTCCCAAAGTCCTCTCCTCTTTCGTCGACACCTTTGTTGACTTCTCCGTCAGCGGCGGCCTCTTCTTACCCAAAGACTCTCCTCCTAATCTCTCGAGTTGCCCAAACCCTCTTGCCGATTCACTATTctcgcccccgcccccgcccccgcccctgCGAACCCGCTACCCTAACCCGCCGGACCGTCTGGTCGCAATCGGGGATCTTCACGGAGATCTCGAGAAGTCGAAGGAGGCTTTCAGGCTCGCCAATCTGATCGACCGCTCTGACAGATGGATCGGCGGCTCCTCCACCGTTGTCCAGATCGGCGACGTGCTTGACCGCGGCGGCGACGAGCTCAAGATCCTGTATTTCCTAGAGAAATTGAAGCGGCAAGCTGCGAGGAGTGGTGGGACCCTGATCACGATGAATGGCAACCACGAGATCATGAATATGGAGGGCGATTTTCGGTTCGTGACGAAATCGGGTTTGGAGGAGTTTAGGGTTTGGGCGGATTGGTACCGTTTTGGGCAAGCAATGAAAGGTCTTTGCAAGGGTTTGGAAAAGCCAGAGGACCCGTTTGACGGGGTTCCATTGTTTCGCAAAACCAATGATAAGGATCTCGTACAAGGTCTCAGAGCGAGAATAGCTGCGTTACGGCCCCATGGGCCGATATCGAGCCGGTTTTTGTCTCAGAATGTGACTGTCTTGGTTGTGGGTGACTCGGTTTTTGTTCATGGTGGGCTTTTGCCGGAACATGTTTCCTATGGGTTGGAGAAGATTAATGAGGAGGTCAGGGATTGGATTAAGGGTTTGGGGGGGCGGTTTGCGCCAGCGTATTGTAGGAGGAGTGATGCGGTGGTGTGGCTGAGGAGCTTTTCGCACGAGCTAGCAAAGAATTGCGATTGTTCGGCTCTTGAACGCGTTCTCGCCACCATTCCCGGGACGAAGAGAATGATAATGGGACATACGATCCAGAAGGTTGGGATCAATGGGGTTTGCAATAACCAGGCAATACGGATTGATGTGGGTATGTCGAAGGGGTGCATTAACGGGTTGCCAGAGGTTTTGGAGATCACTGGCAATTCAGAGTTGCGGATTTTGACATCTAATGCTCGCTATGACAACAATTATAGAGCTTCTTTGCATAAAGAGAGGAAGGCCGGGCTCGGGCTGTTGATCCCAGAACACGGACCGAAACAAGTGGAAGTGAAAGCTTAA
- the LOC109000352 gene encoding uncharacterized protein LOC109000352, which translates to MDRLSGYKSLGPKTKNLVVAGGLTAFVFGVYFYTMRAVGGTDELQMAIDKFEGQKSKKEAEG; encoded by the coding sequence ATGGATAGGCTTTCAGGATATAAGAGTCTTGGACCTAAAACAAAGAATCTTGTAGTTGCCGGAGGCTTGACGGCATTTGTCTTTGGTGTGTACTTCTATACCATGAGAGCTGTTGGAGGTACAGATGAACTACAGATGGCTATAGATAAGTTTGAAGGGCAGAAAAGCAAGAAAGAGGCTGAGGGTTGA